From one Lolium rigidum isolate FL_2022 chromosome 4, APGP_CSIRO_Lrig_0.1, whole genome shotgun sequence genomic stretch:
- the LOC124648504 gene encoding uncharacterized protein LOC124648504, whose translation MKNVRARPRRIPAFGEWNYYDHGGYGYGYAGGGDWPVTQYFESAMQAGGGMVIALPASPPKPAKKAVTWSSATMEMADEEEQRRQRQKVVVGMQEQHATKKKTGAGAPAMSSAEYQTTRRAVKAVDEDLYVIPPDMLCHKPRKRLPKSLWIGGCLGLSCVA comes from the exons ATGAAG AATGTgagggcgaggccgcggcggatcCCGGCGTTCGGGGAGTGGAACTACTACGACCACGGCGGGTACGGGTACGgctacgccggcggcggcgactggCCGGTCACCCAGTACTTCGAGTCCGCCATGCAGGCCGGCGGCGGCATGGTCATTGCTCTGCCAGCCTCGCCGCCCAAGCCGGCCAAAAAG GCGGTAACGTGGAGCAGCGCAACAATGGAGatggccgacgaggaggagcagaGGAGGCAGAGGCAGAAGGTGGTGGTGGGGATGCAGGAGCAGCacgcgacgaagaagaagactgGCGCCGGGGCCCCCGCTATGTCGTCCGCAGAATACCAGACGACGCGCAGGGCGGTCAAAGCCGTGGACGAGGACCTCTACGTGATCCCGCCCGACATGCTCTGCCACAAGCCAAGG AAGCGGCTGCCGAAAAGCCTGTGGATCGGCGGGTGCCTGGGCCTCAGCTGCGTCGCGTAG